Sequence from the Burkholderia sp. GAS332 genome:
CGACGCGCGTCCGTTCGTCGTCGGCCAGTCGATCGGTAATCTGCAAGCTATCCTGAACAAAGCACGCACGAAGTTCGCCGACCGCGACGCCGGCGGGCGCGGGCTGCAGACTTTCGATTTGCGCACCACCATTCACGCGGTGACCGCGCTCGAAGCCGCGCTGCTCGATCTGCTGGGTCAGCATCTAGGCGTGCCCGTCGCGGCACTGCTCGGCGAAGGCCAGCAACGCGACGAAGTGGAAATGCTCGGTTACCTGTTTTATATCGGCGACCGTAATAAAACCGATCTGCCCTATGCGAGTGGCGCGGAAGGGCGCGACGATTGGGAGCGCGTGCGTACCGAAGAAGCGATGACGCCTGAAGCGGTGGTGCGACTTGCCGAGGCCGCGCAAGCGCGCTATGGCTTCAACGATTTCAAGCTCAAGGGCGGCGTGCTGCCAGGAGACGCCGAGATCGAAGCGGTTACGGCGCTCGCTGAACGCTTCCCCCACGCCCGCGTCACGCTCGACCCGAATGGCGCATGGTCGCTCGCGGAAGCGATACGCCTCTGCCGCGACCAGCACGACGTGCTGGCTTATGCGGAAGATCCGTGCGGCGCGGAAAACGGCTACTCGGGCCGTGAGGTGATGGCCGAATTCCGCCGCGCGACCGGTTTGCCGACGGCGACCAACATGATCGCCACCGACTGGCGCCAGATGGGCCACGCCATTCAATTGCAGTCCGTGGATATTCCGCTTGCCGACCCGCACTTCTGGACCATGCAAGGCTCGGTGCGCGTGGCGCAGATGTGCAACGAGTGGGGCCTCACCTGGGGCTCGCACTCGAACAACCACTTCGACATCTCGCTCGCGATGTTCACGCATGTCGCGGCTGCGGCACCCGGCAAGATCACGGCGATCGACACGCACTGGATCTGGCAGGACGGTCAGCGCCTGACGCGTGAGCCGCTGCAGATCGTCGGCGGCAAGGTCAAGGTGCCTCAGGCTGCCGGTCTCGGTGTCGAGCTGGATATGGACGAGATCGAGAAGGCGCACGCGCTGTATCAGCAACATGGCCTCGGCGCGCGCGACGACGGCGTAGCCATGCAGTACCTGATTCCGAACTGGAAGTTCGATAACAAGCGCCCGTGTCTGGTGCGCTGAGTCTCCCATGATCTGAACGGCGGCCCGTGCGGCCGCTCGCTTTCACCCACAATTCACGCTATTCACGCTATGACCTCACCTCAAGAACTCAAAGCGATCGTTTCCGAAGGCCTGCTGTCCTTTCCGGTAACCGACTTCGACGAGCAAGGCGATTTCCGCGCCGATACTTATGCCGAGCGTCTCGAATGGCTCGCACCGTACGGCGCGACCGCGCTGTTTGCTGCAGGCGGCACGGGCGAATTTTTTTCGCTGACCAAAAGCGACTACACGAACGTGATCCGCACGGCGACCGAGACTTGCAGAGGCAAGGTGCCGATTCTTGCCGGCGCGGGCGGCCCGACGCGTGTGGCGATCGAATACGCACAGGAAGCCGAGCGTCTCGGCGCCAGCGGCGTGCTGCTGATGCCGCACTATCTGACTGAGGCATCGCAGGAAGGGATTGCTGCGCACGTCGAGCAGGTCTGCAAGGCGGTGAAGAACATCGGCGTGATCGTCTATAACCGCGCGAATTCGAAGCTGAATGCGGACATGCTCGAACGACTCGCGGACAGTTGCCCGAACCTGATCGGCTTCAAGGACGGCGTGGGTGAAATCGAGGCGATGGTGACGATTCGCCGCCGCCTTGGCGACCGCTTCTCGTATCTCGGCGGCTTGCCGACCGCGGAAGTCTACGCCGCGGCTTATAAGGCGCTGGGCGTGCCGGTGTATTCGTCGGCCGTGTTCAACTTCATCCCGAAGACCGCGATGGATTTCTATCGCGCGATTTCAGCCGATGATCACGCGACTGTCGGCAAGCTGATCGACGAGTTCTTCCTGCCGTATCTGGCGATCCGTAACCGCCGCCAAGGTTATGCGGTGAGTATCGTGAAGGCCGGTGCGAAGCTGGTCGGCCACAGCGCAGGTCCGGTGCGGGCACCGCTGACCGACCTGACCGAAGAAGAGATGGCGCAACTCAACGTGCTGATCAAGAAGCTCGGCGCGCAGTAAGCGGCAAAACAGGCGACAAACCCAGGCGGCCCGCTCGAATCCGCGGCTACCACGCAGTGACGAACGCCTTGCGTTCGTCACTGCCGCCGCAAGCCTGCTGCGATCAACTACCGCGATAAACTATCGCGGTTCTGCCGCCCTCAACTCCGGCGAAACACAACGTGCGAGATGCGCTGCACGAGCAACGCGGCCGCAAGTGCCGCCACCG
This genomic interval carries:
- a CDS encoding 5-dehydro-4-deoxyglucarate dehydratase produces the protein MTSPQELKAIVSEGLLSFPVTDFDEQGDFRADTYAERLEWLAPYGATALFAAGGTGEFFSLTKSDYTNVIRTATETCRGKVPILAGAGGPTRVAIEYAQEAERLGASGVLLMPHYLTEASQEGIAAHVEQVCKAVKNIGVIVYNRANSKLNADMLERLADSCPNLIGFKDGVGEIEAMVTIRRRLGDRFSYLGGLPTAEVYAAAYKALGVPVYSSAVFNFIPKTAMDFYRAISADDHATVGKLIDEFFLPYLAIRNRRQGYAVSIVKAGAKLVGHSAGPVRAPLTDLTEEEMAQLNVLIKKLGAQ
- a CDS encoding D-glucarate dehydratase; translation: MSTNSSQSNATPVVTELRVVPVAGRDSMLMNLSGAHGPFFTRNIVILRDSAGHTGVGEVPGGESIRKTIDDARPFVVGQSIGNLQAILNKARTKFADRDAGGRGLQTFDLRTTIHAVTALEAALLDLLGQHLGVPVAALLGEGQQRDEVEMLGYLFYIGDRNKTDLPYASGAEGRDDWERVRTEEAMTPEAVVRLAEAAQARYGFNDFKLKGGVLPGDAEIEAVTALAERFPHARVTLDPNGAWSLAEAIRLCRDQHDVLAYAEDPCGAENGYSGREVMAEFRRATGLPTATNMIATDWRQMGHAIQLQSVDIPLADPHFWTMQGSVRVAQMCNEWGLTWGSHSNNHFDISLAMFTHVAAAAPGKITAIDTHWIWQDGQRLTREPLQIVGGKVKVPQAAGLGVELDMDEIEKAHALYQQHGLGARDDGVAMQYLIPNWKFDNKRPCLVR